One Drosophila santomea strain STO CAGO 1482 chromosome X, Prin_Dsan_1.1, whole genome shotgun sequence DNA segment encodes these proteins:
- the LOC120456594 gene encoding phospholipid-transporting ATPase ABCA3, with product MPATKGLLFKRYIRIELNLWRRTLFEIAALVIMVLVIFLNPIAHSKRLLYTTTDNENEQSIVSHKLQDINILTRMADSKREKTKYILAFTPKTDFTSDVTKNVAKTLELSSTVGYESESEMQNQFDERTTLAGIVFNELRDGGIPLTLSVSIRFPSEFRTIAPFLTEDRLWITRCSGRINHARDRAKHDKKQDIYIREGFLQLQHQIFVEWYHLLTKDSVTPYKEPNVEVYNILLKAADEPCSVMSVARLPTFLYNFIYLLPFLNIIRNVAAQVEDGVMVHQWHYGYSFGMQWGIKFLVLFLRMCILGTIYTVMVLTFWAFGMREGEFSGTGTIAFVCFIIVYTVEIIITGMVVAKLFANPTNAVLFALLLWLFMYAAFCIILERYWDIHKYYVFFILVAFCNCQMHFSMSLFRSCIEEPEMVNTIDFVVIFSSAISSALIYFLILLAIQWRMPGTFLSRRVVNNRPRKIQDSDNTIMYLGRAPSFQNFEYGDVGSVELLRLRHVSTSHRDSERKILKNISMRIYRGEVFVILGHIGSGKLTLLRILAGLKFPLRGSVLIKGNSYQPNGEARRMVDFRFDEHGLNKHLTVEQTIDYHVRLKLSPSESDRYEIERRKWLAILDQHVESRRVRIGKLSSGSMKLVALCCCLAGDTPIIIMEEPTTQLTGREAQMFWAIVHAEKENRAFIIATYSVGEAEHVADRIGILSLGVLEASGTPFFLRAKFSSYVDLVIIKKPHVPDQPITDYINQIMYNIEPENEIGDTLTYRLPVIYRPRLQKLLIHLEIDRKMLGIENVRVVGAELSDIYMTLVTSFRLQQQMIPDVTQTFKYQVVSKSQLTKQRMRAMFYKKMIHTAPNVWPVIMIFTSFVLIAIIARLSVALDVPKVRQNSIHIGFNDPEDVLKYMPNLKGCGYIDIQSAVKVNEKKSVDVSRTFDDESFVCKKGSYRNDLKKKNELSSFGAVEADGEEYLNGYITQDIFHSAPMMLNLLHNVILRLSYPEQKDVVALVENHPLPTRLSRKINVLDNKIAHIHVPLVVGCIIPLTVSVFVIPLVEEEMYGVRFLQHMAGLGLRVFWGINLFWDWFTFFVYSIILVVIMSLMGIGGFGFAENAILVLLLTIFGLAALPLTYLVSMFVNKSMVRAFLVSVLLQGTSGLVLYIIYWDVANSNKIFFYAACMSPGFSLLDGVSNVYARYLEQEICVDKCEAHDSCTKENMKEVVPNCKFDTLFKWAAPGILPPIVYMLLSALFILMLIFWIELHRREKKFHTPRDLRNMRTATYPFDDGDVADVKLKIAEADNTKAKQSVFLVDQVESRVPTAGKRIHTVSFALNKYMCMGIFGPRNSGKSHLIRQLVGQKGFAFGEIYMRGLDFKYDLESIHTYMGYCPQHKGLLNELTPREHIRLLCMIRGVPEAKIGEKMHDLCLMLNMTGWMHRKCSLLTAEKRQKLKIALALVAYNKVLVLDEPTCGMPATTRREIWNILRYIRYCGKTIIFATNDELECKILADFIILFQDSEMLAIGSLQYLRYKYSHGFYLEIRLIRDGATLAESEENLRKDVENLAKFVNFLHNRSELVGRLNNWFKFYVPVGHIVYSFLYGAMEKNKLRLNVSDYCIYQADMISVVAQVQETRAQLKHHLVQTEGPLPLDTTTTKKGRGKK from the exons ATGCCGGCCACCAAGGGACTTCTGTTCAAGCGCTACATCCGGATCGAGTTGAACTTGTGGCGACGGACACTCTTCGAGATCGCCGCCCTGGTGATTATGGTCCTTGTGATCTTCTTAAATCCCATTGCCCACTCCAAGCGACTTCTCTACACGACCACCGATAACGAAAACGAACAGAGCATCGTATCCCACAAGCTGCAGGACATAAATATATTGAC ACGCATGGCGGACTCGAAGCGGGAGAAAACCAAGTACATTCTAGCCTTCACGCCCAAAACGGATTTCACGTCGGACGTGACCAAGAATGTGGCCAAAACGCTGGAACTGAGCTCAACGGTGGGATACGAGAGCGAGTCCGAAATGCAAAATCAGTTCGACGAGCGGACTACCCTGGCGGGCATTGTTTTCAATGAGCTCCGTGATGGGGGCATTCCTCTGACGCTATCCGTCTCGATACGATTCCCCAGCGAGTTCCGCACAATCGCTCCGTTCCTCACCGAAGATCGCCTGTGGATAACCCGCTGCTCGGGTCGCATTAATCACGCACGGGATCGGGCCAAGCACGATAAAAAGCaggatatatatattcgcGAGGGTttcctgcagctgcagcatcaGATCTTTGTGGAATGGTACCACCTTTTGACCAAAGACTCGGTCACCCCCTATAAGGAACCCAATGTCGAGGTCTACAACATCCTACTGAAGGCCGCCGACGAGCCGTGCTCCGTGATGAGTGTCGCCCGGCTGCCCACATTCTTGTATAACTTTATATACCTTCTGCCCTTCCTGAATATCATCAGA AACGTGGCCGCCCAGGTGGAGGATGGTGTGATGGTGCACCAGTGGCACTACGGCTACTCCTTTGGCATGCAGTGGGGCATCAAGTTTTTGGTGCTATTTCTCAGAATGTGCATTTTGGGTACCATATATACAGTAATGGTGTTG ACCTTTTGGGCATTTGGAATGCGTGAAGGCGAGTTTTCCGGCACTGGAACGATAGCCTTTGTCTGTTTCATCATAGTGTACACCGTGGAGATCATTATTACCGGAATGGTGGTGGCCAAACTGTTCGCCAATCCCACGAATGCGGTCCTTTTCGCCTTGCTGCTCTGGCTGTTCATGTACGCGGCATTCTGCATTATCCTGGAACGCTACTGGGACATCCACAAGTACTATGTGTTCTTCATCCTGGTGGCTTTCTGCAACTGCCAGATGCACTTCAGCATGAGTTTGTTCAGGAGCTGCATCGAGGAACCAGAAATGGTGAACACCATCGATTTCGTTGTGATCTTCTCATCGGCCATTAGCTCGGCCTTGATTTACTTCCTCATTCTACTGGCGATTCAGTGGCGAATGCCGGGCACCTTCCTCAGTCGGCGTGTAGTGAACAATAGGCCTCGGAAGATACAGGATTCGGATAACACCATTATGTATTTGGGCAGGGCTCCGAGCTTCCAGAACTTTGAGTACGGTGATGTGGGCAGTGTGGAGCTTTTGCGATTGCGTCATGTCAGCACATCACATCGCGACTCGGAGCGAAAGATCCTGAAGAACATATCCATGCGAATCTATCGTGGCGAGGTGTTTGTGATTCTCGGCCACATTGGCTCCGGTAAACTTACACTTCTGAGGATTCTGGCCGGCCTCAAGTTCCCACTTCGTGGCAGTGTATTAATTAAGGGCAATAGCTATCAGCCCAATG GCGAAGCCCGTCGCATGGTGGACTTCCGTTTCGATGAGCATGGGCTCAACAAGCACTTGACCGTGGAACAGACCATCGACTACCATGTGCGCCTGAAACTGTCGCCCAGCGAGTCCGATCGCTACGAAATCGAGAGGCGCAAGTGGTTGGCCATACTGGATCAGCACGTGGAGAGTCGGAGGGTCCGGATCGGAAAGCTGAGTTCGGGCTCCATGAAACTGGTGGCGCTGTGCTGCTGCCTGGCCGGAGATACGCCCATCATTATAATGGAGGAGCCGACCACCCAGCTTACGGGGCGGGAGGCGCAGATGTTTTGGGCTATTGTCCATGCGGAGAAGGAAAATCGTGCCTTTATCATAGCCACTTACAGTGTTGGCGAGGCGGAGCACGTCGCAGATCGCATCGGGATCCTCAGCCTGGGCGTCCTGGAAGCCAGTGGCACACCATTCTTTTTGCGAGCCAAGTTCAGCAGCTATGTGGATCTG GTCATCATCAAGAAGCCTCATGTGCCTGATCAGCCTATCACTGACTACATAAACCAGATTATGTACAACATCGAGCCGGAAAATGAGATCGGTGATACCCTGACTTACAGGCTGCCTGTGATATACCGACCCAGGCTGCAGAAGCTACTGATTCACCTGGAGATCGATCGCAAGATGCTGGGCATTGAGAATGTGAGAGTGGTGGGTGCGGAACTCTCCGACATCTACATGACACTGGTCACCTCGTTTCGACTGCAGCAACAGATGATTCCGGATGTCA CGCAAACATTTAAATACCAGGTGGTTTCCAAGAGTCAACTGACCAAACAACGCATGCGAGCAATGTTCTACAAGAAGATGATCCACACGGCGCCCAATGTCTGGCCCGTTATCATGATCTTCACCAGCTTCGTTTTGATTGCCATCATTGCACGTCTGTCCGTGGCGCTGGATGTGCCGAAAGTGCGTCAGAACTCGATTCATATTGGTTTCAACGATCCAGAGGACGTGCTCAAATACATGCCAAATCTAAAGGGATGCGGGTACATCGACATCCAGTCAGCGGTGAAAGTTAACGAGAAGAAAAGCGTCGATGTCTCCCGAACTTTTGATGACGAATCCTTCGTTTGTAAAAAAGGAAGCTATCGGAACGATCTTAAAAAGAAGAACGAGCTAAGCAGTTTTGGGGCAGTGGAGGCGGACGGGGAGGAATATCTAAACGGCTATATAACTCAGGATATATTTCACTCGGCTCCCATGATGCTGAACTTACTGCATAATGTTATACTTAG ACTTTCATATCCCGAGCAAAAGGATGTAGTTGCCCTGGTGGAGAACCATCCGCTGCCCACACGGCTGTCTCGGAAGATCAATGTGCTGGACAACAAGATCGCACACATCCATGTGCCATTGGTTGTCGGCTGCATCATACCGCTGACCGTGTCCGTTTTCGTCATCCCCCTGGTGGAGGAGGAGATGTATGGTGTTCGATTCCTGCAACATATGGCCGGACTTGGCTTGAGGGTCTTCTGGGGCATCAATCTGTTTTGGGACTGGTTCACCTTCTTCGTCTACTCGATCATCCTTGTGGTTATCATGAGTCTGATGGGCATCGGTGGCTTTGGGTTTGCCGAGAACGCTATCCTGGTGCTACTGTTGACCATCTTCGGACTGGCGGCCCTGCCACTCACCTACCTGGTGTCCATGTTCGTGAACAAGTCGATGGTCCGGGCATTTCTCGTTTCCGTACTCCTGCAGGGAACATCCGGCCTGGTACTCTATATCATATACTGGGACGTCGCGAACAGCAATAAGATCTTCTTCTACGCCGCCTGCATGTCGCCCGGATTCTCGCTCCTGGACGGAGTTAGCAATGTGTACGCCCGGTATCTGGAGCAGGAAATCTGCGTCGACAAGTGCGAGGCGCACGACAGCTGCACGAAGGAGAACATGAAGGAGGTGGTGCCGAATTGCAAAT TTGACACTCTGTTCAAGTGGGCTGCTCCGGGGATTTTACCTCCCATTGTGTACATGTTATTGTCTGCTTTATTTATCTTAATGCTGATTTTCTGGATTGAGCTGCATCGCAGGGAAAAGAAGTTTCATACACCCAGAGA TCTTCGTAATATGAGAACCGCCACCTATCCCTTCGACGATGGTGATGTGGCAGACGTGAAGCTAAAGATCGCCGAAGCGGATAACACCAAGGCCAAGCAGTCCGTCTTCTTAGTGGATCAGGTGGAGTCCAGGGTCCCAACTGCAGGCAAAAGAATACACACTGTCTCCTTTGCCCTCAACAA ATACATGTGCATGGGCATCTTCGGGCCTCGCAACTCTGGCAAGAGTCACTTGATAAGGCAGCTGGTGGGCCAGAAGGGATTCGCATTTGGCGAGATCTACATGCGAGGCCTAGACTTCAAGTATGATCTGGAAAGCATCCACACCTACATGGGCTACTGTCCGCAGCACAAAGGACTCCTGAATGAGCTGACACCGCGGGAGCACATTCGCCTTTTGTGCATGATCCGTGGTGTTCCCGAGGCTAAGATCGGCGAAAAGATGCATGATCTGTGTCTCATGCTTAACATGACCGGGTGGATGCACCGGAAGTGCAGTTTGCTGACGGCGGAGAAGCGGCAAAAGTTAAAAATCGCCCTGGCACTGGTGGCCTACAACAAGGTACTCGTTTTGGACGAGCCCACGTGCGGCATGCCGGCAACTACCAGGCGGGAAATCTGGAACATCCTTCGGTATATCCGATACTGCGGCAAGACGATCATTTTTGCCACCAACGATGAGCTGGAGTGCAAGATCCTTGCCGACTTCATTATCCTGTTTCAGGACAGCGAGATGCTGGCCATCGGCAGCCTGCAGTATCTGCGATACAAGTACAGCCACGGATTTTACCTGGAGATCCGGCTCATCCGTGATGGAGCCACCCTCGCCGAATCGGAGGAGAA TTTGCGTAAGGATGTGgaaaatttggccaagttCGTCAACTTCCTGCACAACCGATCTGAGCTAGT AGGACGTCTAAACAATTGGTTCAAGTTCTACGTGCCCGTGGGCCACATCGTTTACTCATTTCTGTATGGCGCCATGGAGAAGAACAAGTTGCGTCTAAACGTGAGTGACTACTGCATCTACCAGGCGGACATGATCAGTGTGGTGGCCCAGGTGCAGGAGACACGGGCCCAGTTGAAGCATCATCTCGTCCAGACGGAGGGTCCGCTTCCCCTGGACACAACAACCACCAAAAAGGGCAGGGGAAAGAAGTGA
- the LOC120455183 gene encoding 26S proteasome regulatory subunit 8, whose amino-acid sequence MTVTNRMEIESAYQKGEGFRSYYIQKIEELQLVVAEKHQNLRRLQAQRNELNAKVRMLREELQLLQEQGSYVGEVVKPMDKKKVLVKVHPEGKFVVDLDKNIDINDVTPNCRVALRNESYTLHKILPNKVDPLVSLMMVEKVPDSTYEMVGGLDKQIKEIKEVIELPVKHPELFDALGIAQPKGVLLYGPPGTGKTLLARAVAHHTECTFIRVSGSELVQKFIGEGSRMVRELFVMAREHAPSIIFMDEIDSIGSSRIESGSGGDSEVQRTMLELLNQLDGFEATKNIKVIMATNRIDILDPALLRPGRIDRKIEFPPPNEEARLDILKIHSRKMNLTRGINLRKIAELMPGASGAEVKGVCTEAGMYALRERRVHVTQEDFEMAVAKVMQKDSEKNMSIKKLWK is encoded by the exons ATGACGGTGACGAATCGG ATGGAAATCGAGTCGGCCTACCAAAAAGGCGAGGGATTCCGCTCCTACTACATCCAAAAGATCGAGGAACTGCAGCTGGTTGTGGCCGAGAAGCACCAGAATCTAAGACGTCTGCAAGCCCAGCGCAATGAGCTCAATGCTAAAG TTCGCATGCTGCgggaggagctgcagctgctccaggaACAGGGTAGCTATGTGGGCGAGGTTGTGAAACCGATGGACAAGAAGAAGGTGCTGGTCAAGGTGCATCCCGAGGGCAAGTTCGTCGTCGACCTGGACAAAAACATAGATATTAACGACGTTACCCCCAATTGCCGTGTGGCGCTGCGCAATGAGAGCTATACGCTGCACAAGATTCTGCCCAATAAGGTGGATCCGCTGGTCTCGCTTATGATGGTCGAAAAAGTGCCTGATTCCACATATGAAATGGTTGGCGGCCTGGACAAACAGATTAAGGAGATCAAGGAGGTGATTGAGTTGCCCGTAAAGCATCCAGAGTTGTTCGATGCTTTGGGTATTGCCCAGCCGAAGGGAGTGCTCCTTTATGGACCTCCGGGTACAGGAAAGACTTTACTGGCCAGGGCCGTTGCCCATCATACCGAGTGCACCTTCATTCGTGTCTCTGGCTCGGAGCTGGTCCAGAAATTCATCGGCGAGGGCTCGCGCATGGTGCGAGAACTCTTTGTAATGGCCCGCGAACATGCGCCTTCCATTATTTTCATGGACGAAATCGATTCTATTGGCTCGTCGCGTATCGAGTCGGGATCCGGCGGCGATTCCGAGGTGCAGCGTACTATGCTGGAGCTACTCAATCAGCTGGATGGCTTTGAGGCCACCAAGAACATCAAGGTGATCATGGCCACCAATCGCATTGACATTCTGGATCCCGCTCTGCTGCGTCCCGGCCGCATTGATCGCAAGATCGAGTTCCCGCCACCAAACGAGGAGGCGCGTCTGGACATCCTTAAGATTCACTCCCGTAAGATGAACCTAACGCGTGGAATTAATCTGCGCAAGATAGCCGAGCTTATGCCAGGTGCATCGGGTGCGGAGGTTAAGGGCGTCTGTACGGAGGCCGGCATGTATGCGCTGCGCGAGCGCCGTGTCCATGTCACCCAGGAGGACTTCGAGATGGCCGTGGCCAAGGTGATGCAGAAGGACTCGGAAAAGAACATGTCTATCAAGAAGCTGTGGAAGTAG
- the LOC120455185 gene encoding acyl-CoA-binding domain-containing protein 6, with protein sequence MSDSDTDPEEELFHLATEHVAKQSTSIGSADLLLFYGYYKQATNGPCEEPSPGLLQLKAKSKWQAWRNLGTMSPFAARQAYVQKLQELQPNWRSRRNPGWVVHSIESAPLEDQRLDSEKTLFDHVKENNLERLRELLQPDDLVKLDEHGMALIHWATDRNAVEIIQFLVRSGANVDQRDAEQQTPLHYAASCGHLEALLCLLELRANLELCDSDGQTCYDVADDEQICQVLQTERKRLAGSAS encoded by the coding sequence atGTCGGACAGCGATACGGATCCCGAGGAGGAGCTATTTCACCTAGCCACCGAGCATGTGGCCAAACAGTCGACCAGCATTGGCTCCGCGGACCTTCTACTCTTTTACGGATACTACAAGCAGGCCACGAACGGCCCCTGCGAGGAGCCAAGTCCGGGTCTGCTCCAATTGAAGGCCAAAAGCAAGTGGCAGGCGTGGCGGAATCTGGGAACAATGTCCCCCTTCGCTGCCAGGCAGGCCTACGTTCAGAAACTGCAGGAGCTGCAACCCAACTGGCGGTCCCGGCGCAACCCAGGGTGGGTCGTTCACTCTATTGAATCGGCTCCACTGGAGGACCAGCGGTTGGACAGCGAAAAGACCCTGTTTGACCACGTCAAGGAGAACAATCTAGAAAGGCTCCGAGAACTGCTGCAGCCCGATGATTTGGTTAAGCTGGACGAGCATGGCATGGCGCTCATCCATTGGGCCACCGATCGCAATGCCGTCGAAATCATCCAGTTTCTGGTCCGGAGTGGCGCTAATGTAGATCAGCGAGATGCGGAACAACAGACACCGCTGCACTACGCCGCCAGTTGTGGACACTTGGAGGCGCTTCTATGCCTGCTGGAGCTAAGGGCCAATCTGGAGCTATGCGATTCAGATGGACAGACTTGTTACGACGTGGCTGACGATGAACAGATCTGCCAGGTGCTTCAAACGGAACGGAAACGACTCGCTGGATCCGCATCCTGA
- the LOC120455186 gene encoding SRA stem-loop-interacting RNA-binding protein, mitochondrial, whose amino-acid sequence MATAAAVAKVGKSVHRIFVGNLPWTVGHQELRGYFREFGRVVSANVIFDKRTGCSKGYGFVSFNSLAALEKIENEQKHILEGNYLNIQKS is encoded by the coding sequence ATGGCCACCGCCGCAGCTGTAGCAAAAGTCGGAAAATCAGTGCACCGCATTTTCGTGGGCAATCTGCCGTGGACAGTGGGCCACCAGGAGTTGCGTGGCTACTTCCGCGAATTCGGACGCGTGGTGTCCGCCAACGTGATCTTCGACAAGCGAACGGGGTGCTCCAAGGGCTACGGCTTCGTTAGTTTTAATAGTTTGGCCGCGCTGGAGAAGATCGAGAACGAACAGAAGCACATACTGGAGGGCAACTACCTCAACATACAGAAATCCTAG
- the LOC120455184 gene encoding CTD nuclear envelope phosphatase 1 homolog isoform X2 — protein MISLLQMKFHALLLLLSKVWTCICFMFNRQVRAYQPVKYELFPLSPVSRHRLSLVQRKTLVLDLDETLIHSHHNAMPRNTVKPGTPHDFTVKVTIDRNPVRFFVHKRPHVDYFLDVVSQWYDLVVFTASMEIYGAAVADKLDNGRNILRRRYYRQHCTPDYGSYTKDLSAICSDLNRIFIIDNSPGAYRCFPNNAIPIKSWFSDPMDTALLSLLPMLDALRFTNDVRSVLSRNLHLHRLW, from the exons atgatttcgctgctgcaaatgaaattccatgcacttttgttgttgctatcaAAAGTATGGACATGCATCTGTTTCATGTTCAATCGCCAAGTGCGAGCT TACCAACCGGTTAAATACGAACTCTTCCCGCTGTCACCCGTCTCGCGGCACCGCCTGAGCCTGGTGCAGCGAAAGACCCTTGTTCTGGACCTGGACGAAACTCTGATCCACTCCCATCACAATGCGATGCCCCGGAACACGGTTAAGCCGGGCACGCCGCACGACTTCACCGTCAAAGTGACCATAGATCGGAATCCAGTACGCTTTTTCGTGCATAAGAGACCGCATGTGGACTATTTCCTGGACGTG GTTTCGCAGTGGTATGATCTGGTGGTCTTCACTGCCAGCATGGAGATATACGGAGCGGCGGTGGCAGACAAGCTGGACAACGGACGAAACATCCTCCGGAGGCGATACTACAGACAACACTGCACGCCCGACTACGGATCCTATACCAAAGACCTGTCGGCCATCTGCAGTGACTTAAATAGG ATATTCATCATTGACAATTCGCCCGGGGCCTATCGCTGTTTTCCCAACAACGCCATACCCATCAAAAGTTGGTTCTCGGACCCGATGGACACGGcgctgctgtcgctgctgccCATGCTGGATGCGCTGAGGTTTACGAACGACGTGAGATCGGTGCTGTCGAGGAATTTGCACCTGCACCGCCTCTGGTAG
- the LOC120455184 gene encoding CTD nuclear envelope phosphatase 1 homolog isoform X1 — translation MISLLQMKFHALLLLLSKVWTCICFMFNRQVRAFIQYQPVKYELFPLSPVSRHRLSLVQRKTLVLDLDETLIHSHHNAMPRNTVKPGTPHDFTVKVTIDRNPVRFFVHKRPHVDYFLDVVSQWYDLVVFTASMEIYGAAVADKLDNGRNILRRRYYRQHCTPDYGSYTKDLSAICSDLNRIFIIDNSPGAYRCFPNNAIPIKSWFSDPMDTALLSLLPMLDALRFTNDVRSVLSRNLHLHRLW, via the exons atgatttcgctgctgcaaatgaaattccatgcacttttgttgttgctatcaAAAGTATGGACATGCATCTGTTTCATGTTCAATCGCCAAGTGCGAGCT TTTATCCAGTACCAACCGGTTAAATACGAACTCTTCCCGCTGTCACCCGTCTCGCGGCACCGCCTGAGCCTGGTGCAGCGAAAGACCCTTGTTCTGGACCTGGACGAAACTCTGATCCACTCCCATCACAATGCGATGCCCCGGAACACGGTTAAGCCGGGCACGCCGCACGACTTCACCGTCAAAGTGACCATAGATCGGAATCCAGTACGCTTTTTCGTGCATAAGAGACCGCATGTGGACTATTTCCTGGACGTG GTTTCGCAGTGGTATGATCTGGTGGTCTTCACTGCCAGCATGGAGATATACGGAGCGGCGGTGGCAGACAAGCTGGACAACGGACGAAACATCCTCCGGAGGCGATACTACAGACAACACTGCACGCCCGACTACGGATCCTATACCAAAGACCTGTCGGCCATCTGCAGTGACTTAAATAGG ATATTCATCATTGACAATTCGCCCGGGGCCTATCGCTGTTTTCCCAACAACGCCATACCCATCAAAAGTTGGTTCTCGGACCCGATGGACACGGcgctgctgtcgctgctgccCATGCTGGATGCGCTGAGGTTTACGAACGACGTGAGATCGGTGCTGTCGAGGAATTTGCACCTGCACCGCCTCTGGTAG
- the LOC120455184 gene encoding CTD nuclear envelope phosphatase 1 homolog isoform X3, translated as MPRNTVKPGTPHDFTVKVTIDRNPVRFFVHKRPHVDYFLDVVSQWYDLVVFTASMEIYGAAVADKLDNGRNILRRRYYRQHCTPDYGSYTKDLSAICSDLNRIFIIDNSPGAYRCFPNNAIPIKSWFSDPMDTALLSLLPMLDALRFTNDVRSVLSRNLHLHRLW; from the exons ATGCCCCGGAACACGGTTAAGCCGGGCACGCCGCACGACTTCACCGTCAAAGTGACCATAGATCGGAATCCAGTACGCTTTTTCGTGCATAAGAGACCGCATGTGGACTATTTCCTGGACGTG GTTTCGCAGTGGTATGATCTGGTGGTCTTCACTGCCAGCATGGAGATATACGGAGCGGCGGTGGCAGACAAGCTGGACAACGGACGAAACATCCTCCGGAGGCGATACTACAGACAACACTGCACGCCCGACTACGGATCCTATACCAAAGACCTGTCGGCCATCTGCAGTGACTTAAATAGG ATATTCATCATTGACAATTCGCCCGGGGCCTATCGCTGTTTTCCCAACAACGCCATACCCATCAAAAGTTGGTTCTCGGACCCGATGGACACGGcgctgctgtcgctgctgccCATGCTGGATGCGCTGAGGTTTACGAACGACGTGAGATCGGTGCTGTCGAGGAATTTGCACCTGCACCGCCTCTGGTAG